GAAAcgttatatagaatagaaataatggtGATACCAAACTAATGTTAATATAAGCagataatatattttaaacaaactTAACCAAGCTtattagaagtcaaattaataaataaataaaccgaaaCTCAGGACAAAACAAGAATTGGAATAAAAAGAATGTGTTTCCTCACAATAAAAGAAATGATTTAATTTAGGTAGGAAAGTTGGATTTGAGTCTGTAAAAAGAATAATTTGAAACTGGTAATAATGAGCATGTTATTGCCAAAGTCTGTAAAATACTGTTGAAACTCAACCTAGAAAACAATTACATTAAACAATGTATGGTTTATTGGGCAAGGAGCTTTGAATATaacatgttgtgattccgtctgaggcccctcagggaacggctgatcctctgccggcttcctgctcagagggggaggatgaggaacaggaggttcaggcagatggggaggaggaatctcaggctgagggagagggaggacagccagagtcccccgagagggagctctccccagcaagcagcctggattccttagatgaaaatgcacaagcaataatcgatctctggcagagaagagcaacacaacgaagaggacaattagccaggtactttcagcactaaagaggcaacagctgggtttgggtgtggtgctctctggaaaggctgaaaaggcagacccacccttcctggcttgtggcattggcggcattacctggagggggcccgtcaccaaatcgaggtacggacggaccaccggaacctcgagtatctgcagacggctcggaaattgaaccagagacagatccgctggtccttcatttttgcgcggttcaatttccgcatcaggtacactcccagcgcccagaaccctcgagcagatgccttgtcgcgcaagccggagtacacgcacccgaaggagccggctcctctgcagacggttctaccccctgcagctttgcctgcgactcaggacccagtggacttgcgtcgccgtttacgggaggcgcagcgggaggatgggtttgtagcgcagagggtgcgggagttaacacccaattccccctggacatttcaagacggtctgctttgGTACcaggggcagctgtatgttcccgctggcccagtgagagggttgattatgacccagtgtcatgactgtccagtggcggggcattttggcctgttcaaatcattggagctggtctctcggacattctggtggccacgcatccaagatgatgtgcgttcctatgtggccacctgtgtccggtgtcgtacggccaagggggtgactggagccccaccaggattactgcaacctttgcccacgcctgagagaccctggggtgccgtgtccattgactttgtaactcatttgccttcctctgctcgcttcatggtagtcatggtggtgatggacatgctcaccaagatggtccattttgtaccttgcactagggtgcccactgcccaactcacggcccaaatgtttatcagccagaagtttaggttacatgggcttccggatcgggtggtctctgacaggggaacacaattcacagcccggttttggcgggaattgatgtcggccctgaatgtgtccgtgtgcctcgcatcgacgcagcacccccagaccgatggaggcacagaaaaggtcatagggatactggagcaatacctgaggtgtgtagtggcggatcgccagactgattggtccaggttcctccctgtagcggagtttgctttCAACAACTCCCGCCATTCCTCggcccggctcacgcccttttttgccaattatggcttccatcctcgcttctttcccttgaccctcctagattccccggtgcctgctgccgaggactttctctcggagctgcaggcggtccacgagatggtgaagaggtacctgaataaagccaaggaggactataagagggtggctgaccgctccagatgggatgtgccccccttggtggtgggggatcaggtgtggctgtccacgaaatacgtagcttccgaattacccagacacaaattagatccccggttcctgggtccttttcccgttgaacaggtgatcaatccggtggcctaccggctcaccctgccgaccaacttgcgggttcaccctgtgtttcaccgttcgctgttagtccctgtccctcccgattgtccgctccgtcctaacgttcccgtgtttcctgctccatgtgttcgtgaccacctccctgaagctatggtacatgacattttggattcccgttgggtggacggttgcttccagtacaaggtgcaatgggtggagggggaccctgatgattgctcctgggtggaagcggcgttgttggacgctcccgaccttattcgggattttcacacccagttccctcagaaaccacgtcctctccactggcagatggggaggggccttctgcggggggatggtgttgtgattccgtctgaggcccctcagggaacggatgaaaatgcacaagcaataatcgatctccggcagagaagagcaacacaacgaaggggacaattagccaggtactttcagcactaaagaggcaacagctgggtttgggtgtggtgctctctggaaaggctgaaaaggcagacccacccttcttggcttgtggagtattacctttgggagtcctgggacctggctgtgatctttggcgtcttggaattctggtttgtgactttgaatactgaaaccttggggggaaaaggtgtgggtcttattctctacagtggtgggtgtgccagcaagaagtctgctgtattgtctggccatcaggactctgctgtgaagtctcatagcctgcctgttgggaagaacaggtttttctctgtgtttatttttcaaactataaagtgcttttgcttttaccagtgtgtctggctgctttttccagttggtgttgaagtctgggggcacccagacagaacaataacaaTGCTCAAGAAATGGGAAAATAGGCAGATAAAtggtttaatatttttattcattataaTTTGATTAGAAAATATTCATAAAGTGATGTACTGTTCATATATAACACATGATAAACTATCAAagatttatacagtggtacccctacataagaacttaattcgttccatgacaaggttcttaactagaaaagtagaagcaatttttcccattagaatcaatgtaaaagcaagtaatgcatgcaaacccattaggaaaggaataaaagctcagaatttgggtggcaggaggaagaggaagaattgGAGTCgcagcccagagcgaaggaagcatttcttttctctgggcactggcagaggtttattccctctccaaaggcccagagaaaggaaaatactttgtttgctctggacagcaaaagcttccttaagcatacctgaaaggctcctctggcagcccagaaaagcctgagatggccaggattaaaaggggaatggcaggaaattggccgcgCCTTcatgccgctttcaaatttcctgggaaatttttccgggctcgggttcttaagtagaaaaggcaaaaaaatcttgaacacctggttcttatccagaaaagttcttaagtagaggtaccactgtataagtgttTTAGATTTGGAATAAAAGAGAATTGCTGGGACCAGATCCATGGAGTTCTTGTTTAAATCATGAAAACCCAACTGTCAGATCTGCCATCAAACCACTTTAGTCCTGTTTCTCTTTGAGTCAATGACAACCTGCCATAAAGTTAGGTGAGGGGGAATGGGAGGATAGGGAAGGGTGTGTGTGATAGGGGGATGGgacattttgcctccgccagttgggtGCAGCTCTTTCTTCTACAGCCTTTCATTTCTGACCATTGGAAGCTGTCTTTTCTCACTCACCAAAAGGCCACTAGTTGTTCAGCCCAGCCTTTCTCTCACAAGAAATCACATTCACGCCTGGCCTTTTGGCCACACAGGACACTTTGCCACCAGACAATCAGAGAAGTCCTCACATAAAACTAATTTGGGAAGCTAATTTGGGAATGGAGGAGGTCCGATTCCAAGAGAggtctggagaccctctggggcATCTAAATGAGGCTCTTTCAACAcagagaaatacacacacacacacacacacacacacacacaccagttcatCTTGAGGTTCCCCAGAATTGGGGTAGGGAAGGGGCTTTGGGGGAGAAAGTAGAGGAGGTCTAATGATCCTGCCACATTCCCAGAGAAAGAGGTCTGGACATGGTCCAgacatctagacgatcccatgcctctTTTAATCCCCTCCTTCATTCATCGTGAGGGTCCCCAGAAGTGGGGTGAGGAaggggctttgggagctctttcactcactcactcccacACACGCACCAGTTATAGTCTGAACCGCTCCTCAAACAGGAGACTGATACAGAATCATAGtgttggaggggacctcagaggccatctagtctgaccccctgctcaagcatgaGACAGATACAGAGTGATAGAGTTGGAGGGGATGTCAGAGGCCATCTACTATGAACCCCTGTTAAAGCAGGAAACTGAAACAGAATCATAGAGGTTATGAGAACTTGGAGGCCATGTAGTCCAACcgcctactcaagcaggagacccacagAAACCTAAGACATAAATCAAGGTTTTTTGTGCCCCATTATATTATCTCGGCAATTCAATTGGGGCCTCAGTaggataatgtagcatttggggaaaaatatgCAAACCAAGAGACCAGCcccagaggccaagatggagaagatctctacggccaccatggacttccccttagtgctcaggtaggtggggaggaatgtgatccaaacactgcaaaagaccagcatgctaaaagtaatgaatTTGGCTTCGTTAAAGCTATCAGGCAATTTCCTAGCCAGAAAGGCTATAATAAAACTCACAAAGGCCAGAAAACCCAGGTAGGCTAGGACTGTGTAAAACATTGAAACTGAGCCTTCCTGACATTCCAAGATGGTCTCTCCTTCCAAGGAGTAGAAgtccaagttgggaaatgggggagaggttATCAGCCAGATGGCACAAAGAACTGCTTGGACCAGGGGACAGGCTAAGATAATGGAATTGGTCAGTGGTTTTCCTAAGAATTTCCTTGCCCTGTTTCCTGGTTTGGTAgccatgaaggccagaaccaccatgacTGTTTTTGCCAGCACAGAGGAAACcgcaagagaaaagaaaatggcaaaagCAGTTTGTCGGAATAGACACGTGAGCTTCCTGTgttgaccaatgaagaagaaggagcagaagaagcagagcaggagggagaccaggaggatataagtgagatctcggttgttggccttgactATTGGTGTTTCATGATGTTTACGGAAAACCACCAGGACTGCAGATGTgttcagagaaaggaaaagagctaGAGAAGCCAAATTGTATCCGAGGGTCTCTTGACAGCTGAGGAAGTGGATCCTTTTGGCAATGCATTGGTCCTTCTCCTTGTTGGGATACTTGTCTTCTGGGCAGGGGTCACATTGGGCTGCATCTGAAATGAAGAATTTTTGTGTAAGGATTTCAGCATCATCTGTCATTATCCCTTTCCAAAGATTGACATGACTGTCCCCTTTTTGCTCTGGCCAACCCACAAACTAAATACAAGAAATATACAAATTCCATTGACTTTTATTCACTGCCAATTCACTTCGATCATTAGTACTTCAGATTGTTGAATGGAACTTAATATTAAAATAGTCCTTTATATTCATATGAACTGCCTGAATTTCATGATTTCTTCATGCTTGACAGGGTTTTGGTTAGAAAGATGGAAAATGCTGACAGGACAGTTTCAATAAAGTGTGCTAAAGCTTGACTCTCATATGCCACTCTTTCAGAGATTTGACAGGTGTTTTTTCTGTTGTGACCCATACAGTATGCCCTAAAACTAGCCTGCATTATATAtatccgagtttgcggagaggggcggcatataaatccaataaatctaaatctaatggaTGTGATTTTTCTCTTGCTCTAAGGATCTGGTCATTACCTTGCTGTGTCACATCCTGTCCCCCCACCTCGCAGCTCCAGTCCAAAGTGGGaggaagcagggggttggacttgatgacccgcattgtcccttccaactctaacaataaataaataaataaataaataaataaatagatagatagatagatagatagatagatagatagataaacaaatagataaacaaatagataaacaaatagataaacaaatagataACTAAAtagataactaaataaataaatagataaataaataaataaatagataaataaataaataaataaataagtagataaatgaatagatagatagataaacagataaacaaatagaTAACTAAATAGATAACTAAATAGATaactaaatagataaataaatagataaataaataaatagataaatagataaataaatagatagatggatggatggatggatggatggatagatagatgaatgaatgaataaataaataaacccttctCCCTTTGCTTCTGTTCTCATGTGGGATGGGTGGGGGCATGGCAAGACAATGTAACTGCCTTCATGACACATTTGTGCATAAGGCAGTATTCACTTCACAGAATgcctggccggtgcttcactccccggcctggatttgctgcagggccaggaaGACACGGCCCTCCGGTGTAGCTGCCATCTTGGGCCGAGATCTCGTGatatttcgcgagatctcggccattt
This genomic window from Erythrolamprus reginae isolate rEryReg1 chromosome 1, rEryReg1.hap1, whole genome shotgun sequence contains:
- the LOC139152871 gene encoding vomeronasal type-2 receptor 26-like — encoded protein: MKKKDWVGKPTDKKYQHFLALVSAVTEINKDLVLLPNVALGFQICNNDQRKRMISLISLSLLSTWGQMVPGYKCDRQDLLISVIGGDHPTSSRQMASTFSIYKVPQWNWVGLGTSEDDSAEHFISTLMPMLKEKEICLAFIEGLNTKDFRENTGDVSEFSHFLLSLYHLIKEEDTILQEFWEVIFGCRILKPEGALCQPTCCYQCAPCPEGTISNQTDAAQCDPCPEDKYPNKEKDQCIAKRIHFLSCQETLGYNLASLALFLSLNTSAVLVVFRKHHETPIVKANNRDLTYILLVSLLLCFFCSFFFIGQHRKLTCLFRQTAFAIFFSLAVSSVLAKTVMVVLAFMATKPGNRARKFLGKPLTNSIILACPLVQAVLCAIWLITSPPFPNLDFYSLEGETILECQEGSVSMFYTVLAYLGFLAFVSFIIAFLARKLPDSFNEAKFITFSMLVFCSVWITFLPTYLSTKGKSMVAVEIFSILASGAGLLVCIFFPKCYIILLRPQLNCRDNIMGHKKP